A genomic stretch from uncultured Pseudodesulfovibrio sp. includes:
- a CDS encoding YfjI family protein, with protein MMEGTYSNFFDKKSPLSLGDRKCRPLKGEADCCGQSTTPNSQGEETVLYTGGHLNVIGKTENGIPILKEEPLTAAIPPNDNQAAFTTIAPYNPNQSFLSHHNEQKALRKAAKEQQAFAMEDQEKWNKSSLHAWIRNAQIIPLPKRQIVDADAPIESFPEGAKRWIKDMSNAFGVHSSILVALLLGFVCILLRGQFKVVRHKNHVELVTLYLLVMMLSGRMKSPLMEEVLRPIVAIEKRLQKAFFEEKELFETKEKLIQKRIRTLENDAAKGGDLDTAVQQILNLKNEMPAKKFLPVLLTFKFTPEGLEKEAARQNGKIGIAAAELGSFKKLPANRDDLLLQAYGGESFSSTKAGEPIRIENPAVAILIATQDGTAVKLLSEEALQDDGLVARFLCLLPPELYSHGLVGGTSEVPSTSANWLEETANKLFEASYLSDANTLLHFEDQALHAWHRLEAHAKAEAANDMNSPVLQAFYRKLAGTCLRLTGIIHILCCCESGEPYETPISKEAVLAGVHLAGFFEQHTKVALNLETKDKLERAHAVLGYIKERGEPEVKMRDIYRAKHWRKDETLSVLKMLQAHGHLALYKNGTSFTCIINPALWLST; from the coding sequence ATGATGGAGGGAACATATTCAAATTTTTTCGACAAAAAATCTCCTTTGTCTCTGGGCGACAGAAAATGTCGCCCTTTAAAGGGTGAGGCTGATTGCTGTGGTCAGTCAACAACACCTAACAGCCAAGGAGAAGAAACAGTGCTGTACACAGGAGGACATTTAAACGTCATAGGTAAAACTGAGAATGGGATTCCCATCCTCAAAGAGGAGCCCTTAACTGCGGCAATCCCGCCAAACGACAACCAGGCGGCATTCACAACTATTGCCCCCTACAATCCAAACCAATCTTTTCTTTCGCACCACAATGAACAAAAGGCGTTGAGAAAAGCGGCAAAGGAACAACAAGCCTTTGCCATGGAAGACCAAGAAAAGTGGAATAAGAGCTCATTGCATGCATGGATTCGCAATGCACAGATCATCCCTCTTCCCAAGAGACAGATCGTCGATGCTGATGCTCCGATTGAGAGCTTCCCTGAAGGCGCAAAGAGATGGATCAAAGATATGTCCAATGCTTTTGGAGTCCACTCTAGTATACTTGTAGCCTTGTTGTTGGGTTTTGTCTGCATCCTTTTGAGGGGGCAGTTCAAGGTGGTACGCCATAAGAATCATGTAGAACTTGTGACCCTGTACCTTTTGGTCATGATGCTATCTGGCAGGATGAAGTCTCCGCTTATGGAAGAAGTCCTTAGGCCCATCGTAGCCATCGAAAAAAGACTGCAAAAGGCATTCTTTGAAGAAAAAGAGCTTTTTGAAACGAAAGAAAAACTCATCCAAAAGCGTATCCGCACGTTAGAAAATGACGCTGCGAAAGGCGGCGACCTAGACACGGCAGTTCAGCAAATCCTCAACCTAAAAAATGAAATGCCTGCCAAGAAGTTCTTGCCGGTCCTCCTTACGTTCAAGTTCACCCCGGAGGGCCTTGAAAAAGAAGCGGCTAGACAAAATGGCAAAATAGGAATTGCCGCTGCTGAACTAGGATCATTCAAGAAGCTTCCGGCGAATAGAGATGACCTTCTACTCCAGGCGTATGGCGGGGAGTCCTTTTCGAGCACCAAAGCAGGTGAACCTATTCGAATTGAGAACCCAGCCGTAGCAATCCTGATCGCGACTCAAGATGGCACAGCCGTCAAACTGCTCAGTGAAGAAGCTCTTCAAGATGATGGCTTGGTAGCTCGATTCCTTTGCCTGTTGCCACCTGAACTGTATTCGCACGGGCTAGTCGGCGGCACTTCGGAAGTTCCATCCACTAGTGCCAATTGGCTTGAGGAAACTGCCAACAAGCTGTTTGAAGCCTCGTACCTGTCTGATGCAAACACCTTGCTTCATTTTGAGGATCAAGCGCTTCATGCATGGCATAGGCTTGAGGCTCATGCGAAAGCAGAAGCGGCCAATGATATGAATTCGCCAGTCCTTCAAGCTTTTTATAGAAAGCTTGCCGGTACGTGTCTCAGGCTAACCGGAATCATACACATTCTCTGCTGCTGTGAAAGCGGAGAGCCATACGAAACTCCTATAAGCAAAGAAGCTGTCCTCGCAGGTGTCCACCTCGCAGGGTTCTTTGAGCAGCACACCAAAGTTGCTCTCAACCTTGAAACGAAAGACAAATTGGAGCGCGCACATGCAGTGCTTGGGTATATCAAGGAAAGAGGCGAGCCGGAGGTAAAAATGAGGGATATCTATCGAGCCAAACACTGGAGAAAAGATGAAACCCTTTCCGTATTGAAGATGCTGCAGGCCCACGGCCACCTGGCGCTCTATAAAAACGGCACCAGTTTCACCTGCATCATTAACCCGGCTTTGTGGCTTTCGACGTAG
- a CDS encoding viperin family antiviral radical SAM protein encodes MSTVEKLAADRFIPAINLFVTKHCNMLCRFCFGSCKMRSSLSSQDQDGVFVDVIRQCHQQGISKITFVGGEPLLYPKLNQLIRLAHDLGITTCVVTNGALLTKEWLREVSGMLDWIGISIDSLSADTNWSIGRISNGVPMSKSAYEQLVDWVHKSGMRLKINTTVCRWNHHEDMSSFYRDTNPHRIKMFQALTIDGVNGEEATKFSVSDEQFTHYVERHLRQGIKAVAEVSGDMVGSYLMVSPDGCFFDNTHGSYRLSRPISKVGFSSAIKDISVNYTKFMDRGGMYRW; translated from the coding sequence ATGAGTACTGTGGAAAAGCTGGCTGCGGATCGTTTCATCCCTGCAATTAATCTGTTTGTAACTAAGCACTGCAACATGCTGTGCAGGTTTTGCTTTGGCTCATGCAAAATGCGCTCGTCCCTATCGTCTCAAGATCAAGATGGGGTCTTTGTTGATGTCATAAGACAATGCCATCAACAGGGTATCTCAAAAATCACTTTCGTAGGCGGAGAGCCTCTACTTTATCCAAAGCTTAACCAGTTAATTAGACTTGCTCACGACCTAGGTATAACGACCTGCGTAGTAACCAATGGGGCCTTGCTGACAAAAGAGTGGCTGCGTGAGGTGTCAGGCATGCTAGACTGGATTGGGATCAGTATTGATAGCCTGTCGGCAGATACGAATTGGTCGATTGGTAGAATTTCAAATGGCGTCCCAATGTCAAAATCGGCTTATGAGCAGTTGGTGGATTGGGTACATAAATCTGGCATGCGCCTCAAGATCAACACGACAGTTTGTCGATGGAATCATCATGAAGACATGTCTTCGTTTTACCGTGATACGAATCCTCATCGAATAAAAATGTTTCAAGCTCTCACGATCGATGGGGTTAATGGCGAGGAGGCTACCAAGTTCTCTGTGTCAGACGAACAATTCACTCATTACGTTGAACGTCATCTGAGGCAAGGGATTAAAGCGGTGGCAGAGGTTTCTGGCGACATGGTGGGAAGTTATCTGATGGTTTCACCTGACGGGTGCTTTTTTGATAACACTCATGGCTCATATCGATTAAGCAGGCCAATTAGTAAGGTTGGCTTTTCCAGTGCCATTAAGGATATCTCGGTTAATTACACAAAGTTTATGGATCGTGGGGGCATGTATCGTTGGTAG
- a CDS encoding type I restriction endonuclease subunit R, whose product MINEDALEKLAISWFEDEGYTHVHGPDLNPEADGSGARARLDDVLLLKPLRAAIERINPQLPAGTIDEVLHLVQKLSHPITVKANQAFHRLLREGVEVSYKRGGENVEDRAFLIDFHDVNANTFWIVDQLTIRGSKGNRRPDLIVYINGLPLAVIELKSPVKEDVGVDEAFHQLQTYKQELLDLAMFNEALIASDGIQARVGSLTANREWFLPWRAVKSEEDRPSFEYELKGIVKGFFDRTLLLEYIRDFVLFEADDSSTIKKIASYHQFHGVRQAVAAAVKAASEHAPSELKGRGGVIWHTQGSGKSISMCCLAGKLIRHPDLANPTLVVITDRNDLDGQLYETFCKAGDLLADSPIQADDRGELRQILNEKQSGGIVFTTIQKFSLDKDETKFPVLSDRRNIIVIADECHRSQYGFKGKLDEKRNAFVAGYAQHMRDALPNATFTGFTGTPISQEDKNTQAVFGEYVSIYDIEQAQLDGATVPIFYESRLAKLDLNQDELPLIDEKVDEVTEDEETSQAEKTKGKWAALAKLVGAEPRIRQVAEDLVDHFEARLEVVDGKAMIVCMSREICVEMFDALVKLRPQWAGNQLADGTYDPSDGAIRIIMTACASDRRELQNHHYSKTQKKALEKRFKDLDDPLKIVIVRDMWLTGFDAPCAHTMYIDKPMKGHNLMQAIARVNRVFKGKQGGLVVDYIGIASELKNALHTYTRSGGRGGQPTIDVYEAFYVLKEKLQTARDIFHKFDYSAYKTKAVELLPPAADFVVATEERKKEFFDVVVAMTRAQSLCGTLDEAVAIRDEITFFQAVKIFIDKTTATKGKQTRQEKDAILNQLLARAVVPEGVDDIFALAGLDKPDISILSEEFLDDVRNMEHRNLAVELLEKLLRDEISARSRRNTTQERKFSERLKESLLKYRNRAIETAQVIEELIQMAKDLNEALKRGDKLGLNPSELAFYDALEENESAVRELGDDVLKKIAKELTEKLRKNVTVDWQHKDSVRAKMRNLVRRILKKYKYPPDAQKEAVAEVLRQAESLADDWSEAA is encoded by the coding sequence ATGATTAACGAAGACGCTCTCGAAAAACTCGCCATCAGTTGGTTTGAAGATGAAGGGTATACCCATGTTCACGGCCCGGACCTGAATCCCGAGGCGGACGGGAGTGGGGCACGGGCGCGGCTGGATGACGTGTTGTTGCTAAAGCCGTTGCGTGCGGCCATCGAGCGGATCAATCCGCAGCTTCCGGCGGGCACGATTGATGAGGTGCTGCATCTGGTCCAGAAGCTGTCCCACCCGATCACGGTCAAGGCGAACCAGGCATTTCATCGGCTACTCCGCGAAGGCGTGGAGGTCAGCTACAAGCGGGGCGGAGAGAATGTCGAAGACAGAGCGTTCCTCATTGATTTTCACGACGTAAACGCCAACACGTTCTGGATTGTGGATCAGCTCACCATCCGAGGGAGCAAGGGTAATCGCCGTCCCGATCTGATCGTGTACATCAATGGCCTGCCGCTGGCCGTCATTGAGTTGAAGTCCCCCGTCAAAGAAGACGTTGGCGTTGACGAGGCCTTTCATCAGCTCCAGACCTACAAGCAGGAGTTGTTGGACCTTGCCATGTTCAACGAGGCGCTGATCGCCTCGGACGGCATCCAGGCCCGTGTGGGCTCCCTGACCGCCAATCGTGAATGGTTTCTGCCGTGGCGTGCCGTGAAGTCGGAAGAAGACCGCCCGTCCTTCGAGTATGAACTCAAGGGCATTGTGAAGGGCTTCTTCGATCGGACGCTGCTTCTGGAATACATACGCGATTTCGTCCTGTTCGAGGCGGACGACTCCAGCACGATCAAGAAGATCGCCAGCTACCACCAATTTCACGGCGTACGCCAAGCCGTGGCCGCAGCCGTTAAAGCGGCCTCCGAGCACGCGCCGAGTGAGCTGAAAGGACGCGGCGGCGTCATCTGGCACACCCAGGGTTCCGGCAAATCCATCTCCATGTGCTGCCTCGCCGGGAAGCTCATACGGCATCCCGACCTGGCCAATCCGACCCTTGTTGTCATCACGGACCGAAACGACTTGGACGGGCAACTCTACGAGACCTTCTGCAAGGCCGGAGACCTGCTGGCAGACAGCCCAATACAGGCGGACGATCGGGGTGAACTCCGCCAGATTCTCAACGAGAAGCAGTCCGGCGGCATCGTGTTCACCACCATCCAGAAATTTTCCCTCGACAAGGACGAGACCAAATTCCCGGTCCTGTCCGACCGTCGAAACATCATCGTCATCGCCGACGAATGTCACCGCTCCCAGTACGGCTTCAAAGGCAAGCTGGATGAAAAGCGGAATGCGTTCGTTGCCGGGTATGCCCAGCATATGCGCGATGCCTTGCCCAACGCTACGTTCACCGGCTTCACCGGCACGCCCATATCCCAAGAGGACAAGAACACCCAGGCTGTATTTGGCGAATACGTCAGCATCTACGACATCGAGCAGGCCCAGCTTGATGGCGCGACCGTCCCCATCTTCTACGAAAGCCGCTTGGCCAAGCTCGACCTCAATCAGGACGAGTTGCCGCTGATCGACGAAAAAGTAGACGAGGTAACGGAGGATGAAGAGACCTCCCAGGCCGAAAAAACCAAGGGCAAGTGGGCTGCCCTGGCCAAGCTTGTCGGCGCGGAACCCCGTATCCGGCAGGTAGCCGAGGATCTGGTCGACCACTTTGAAGCCCGTCTGGAGGTCGTGGACGGCAAGGCCATGATCGTCTGCATGAGCCGTGAGATCTGCGTTGAGATGTTCGATGCGCTTGTGAAGCTGCGTCCTCAGTGGGCAGGAAATCAGTTGGCTGACGGGACTTACGATCCCTCGGACGGGGCAATCAGGATCATCATGACGGCCTGTGCTTCTGATAGGCGAGAGTTGCAAAACCACCACTACAGCAAGACCCAGAAGAAGGCGCTGGAGAAACGGTTCAAGGACCTGGATGATCCGCTGAAGATCGTCATCGTTCGCGACATGTGGCTGACAGGTTTTGACGCGCCGTGCGCACACACCATGTACATCGACAAGCCCATGAAGGGGCACAACCTCATGCAGGCGATAGCCCGCGTAAACCGCGTGTTCAAGGGTAAGCAAGGCGGCTTGGTCGTAGACTACATCGGCATTGCCAGCGAACTGAAGAATGCGCTGCACACCTACACCCGAAGCGGTGGGCGTGGAGGCCAGCCGACTATCGATGTGTACGAGGCCTTCTATGTGCTGAAAGAGAAGCTCCAGACGGCACGCGATATCTTCCATAAGTTCGATTACTCAGCCTACAAGACCAAGGCTGTCGAGCTGTTGCCCCCTGCTGCGGACTTTGTCGTCGCCACCGAGGAGCGCAAGAAAGAGTTTTTTGATGTCGTGGTCGCCATGACCCGCGCTCAGTCCCTTTGCGGTACCCTGGACGAAGCCGTGGCCATACGGGATGAGATCACCTTCTTTCAGGCCGTGAAAATCTTCATCGACAAAACGACAGCCACCAAGGGCAAGCAAACACGGCAGGAAAAGGACGCGATTCTGAATCAACTCCTTGCGCGCGCCGTGGTCCCCGAAGGCGTGGACGACATCTTCGCTCTAGCGGGCCTCGACAAGCCAGATATCTCCATTTTGTCCGAAGAATTCCTCGACGACGTCCGCAACATGGAGCACCGCAACCTAGCCGTCGAGTTGCTCGAAAAATTGCTCAGGGATGAAATCAGCGCACGTTCACGGCGCAATACGACTCAGGAGCGCAAGTTCTCCGAGCGGCTCAAGGAATCCCTGCTCAAATACCGTAATCGCGCCATCGAAACCGCCCAGGTCATCGAAGAACTTATCCAGATGGCCAAGGACTTGAACGAAGCGCTCAAGCGCGGCGACAAGCTCGGCCTCAACCCCAGCGAACTGGCATTCTATGACGCCCTGGAAGAGAACGAGTCTGCCGTCCGTGAATTAGGTGATGACGTCCTCAAGAAGATAGCCAAGGAACTGACCGAGAAGCTCAGGAAGAATGTGACGGTAGACTGGCAGCATAAGGATTCGGTCCGAGCAAAGATGCGGAACTTGGTTCGCAGGATTTTGAAGAAGTACAAGTACCCGCCGGATGCCCAGAAAGAGGCCGTGGCCGAGGTGCTGCGGCAGGCCGAGAGCTTGGCGGATGATTGGAGCGAGGCAGCGTAA
- a CDS encoding L-serine ammonia-lyase, iron-sulfur-dependent, subunit alpha translates to MPDNQDTTDKVLRILHEEIVPAQGCTEPIAIALVAAKAKEVLGELPDRVKIFVSGNIIKNVKSVVVPNSGGMIGIETAAAMGLVAGDCKKDLMVISEVTEHDMVDVREYLNKTSFEIIHEKTPVKLYVRVEAFSEDKSALVEVQYLHTNLTKVVKDGQVLLDRGFSPENFNTTEEDRSILSVKLIYDLAKSIDLELIRPLFKQVIELNSTIADEGLQNTYGVNIGSSIVKNIEQGIYGDDIRNRCASYAAAGSDARMSGCPLPVMTTSGSGNQGMTASLPVIKCAQMKGFSEDQLIRALFLSHLCTVHIKTKVGRLSAYCGAMCAAAGVSGAITFLLGADYATVAHAVINTLANVSGIICDGAKPSCAMKIATGIYAAFDSATLAAYHKDLHGGDGIVGSDVEATIRNIGELASIGMKQTDETILKIMTS, encoded by the coding sequence ATGCCGGACAATCAGGATACAACAGATAAAGTATTAAGAATTCTGCATGAGGAAATCGTTCCGGCGCAGGGATGTACAGAGCCTATTGCCATTGCCCTGGTTGCCGCCAAGGCCAAAGAGGTGCTGGGCGAGCTTCCTGACCGCGTGAAAATTTTTGTTTCAGGCAACATAATCAAAAACGTGAAAAGCGTTGTCGTACCCAACAGCGGTGGGATGATAGGCATTGAAACCGCTGCGGCCATGGGCCTTGTGGCCGGAGACTGCAAAAAGGATCTGATGGTCATCAGCGAGGTGACCGAGCATGACATGGTGGATGTCAGAGAGTATCTGAATAAGACATCGTTTGAAATTATCCACGAGAAGACTCCGGTAAAACTCTATGTACGAGTCGAGGCTTTTTCTGAAGATAAAAGCGCCTTAGTGGAAGTGCAGTACCTACACACCAACCTCACCAAAGTGGTCAAAGACGGCCAAGTACTTCTTGACCGTGGATTTTCCCCGGAAAATTTCAATACGACCGAGGAAGACCGCTCCATTCTGTCGGTCAAGCTGATCTATGATTTAGCCAAAAGCATCGACCTTGAGCTGATTCGCCCATTGTTTAAGCAGGTCATAGAACTGAACAGTACCATTGCGGATGAGGGACTGCAAAACACCTACGGCGTGAACATTGGCAGCAGTATCGTCAAAAATATTGAGCAGGGAATCTATGGAGACGATATCCGAAATCGCTGCGCCAGTTACGCTGCCGCCGGAAGTGATGCCCGCATGAGCGGCTGCCCTCTGCCCGTGATGACGACCAGCGGCAGCGGCAATCAAGGCATGACCGCCTCTTTGCCGGTGATCAAGTGTGCCCAGATGAAAGGGTTCTCTGAGGATCAGTTGATCCGGGCGCTTTTTCTGTCCCATCTGTGCACCGTGCACATCAAGACCAAGGTGGGGCGTTTGTCCGCATACTGCGGCGCCATGTGCGCTGCGGCCGGGGTCAGCGGTGCCATCACCTTCTTGCTCGGCGCGGACTATGCGACTGTGGCCCACGCCGTCATTAACACCCTGGCAAACGTTTCCGGCATCATCTGCGACGGTGCCAAGCCGTCCTGCGCCATGAAAATCGCTACAGGCATATACGCGGCGTTCGATTCAGCTACCCTGGCTGCCTATCACAAGGATCTCCATGGCGGCGACGGAATCGTAGGCAGCGATGTAGAAGCCACCATCCGCAATATTGGTGAGTTGGCCAGCATTGGCATGAAACAGACGGATGAGACAATTCTAAAAATCATGACATCCTGA
- a CDS encoding abortive infection family protein — MSLTHFEARSGQVIDNISLAHLGDQIKRLELAIREDDPSLVLDTAKSFLESTFKTILEDYGKAVGKKEDLTELYKKVLEVIELNHDDDANIKLSQLSKGVVHWLGQLRNAYGGASHGKDGQFDNPINMPEAEMVAQFADGLGCFLIRKKQILADPIKRQRLHYTDYQEFNDYLDMTRDGYDLGIDQMDPLPYSRILFNIDEAAYKELLIQFMSEENDN; from the coding sequence ATGAGCCTTACCCATTTTGAAGCTAGGTCTGGGCAAGTTATTGATAACATTTCGCTTGCGCACCTAGGAGATCAAATAAAACGTTTAGAACTTGCGATTAGAGAAGATGACCCTTCGCTTGTGCTTGATACAGCAAAATCATTCCTCGAAAGCACTTTTAAAACAATACTGGAAGATTATGGGAAAGCAGTAGGGAAAAAAGAAGACTTAACAGAGCTGTATAAGAAGGTATTAGAGGTTATCGAATTAAATCATGACGATGATGCAAACATAAAATTATCCCAACTGAGTAAAGGAGTGGTTCATTGGTTAGGCCAACTCCGAAATGCCTATGGTGGAGCCTCGCATGGCAAGGATGGCCAATTCGACAATCCCATCAATATGCCAGAAGCTGAAATGGTAGCTCAATTTGCTGATGGTTTGGGTTGTTTTCTTATTAGAAAAAAACAAATTCTTGCTGATCCAATCAAAAGACAGCGTTTGCACTACACTGATTATCAAGAGTTTAATGACTATTTGGATATGACCAGAGATGGCTACGACTTAGGGATAGATCAAATGGACCCGTTGCCCTACAGCAGGATACTATTCAACATTGATGAAGCTGCATATAAGGAACTTCTGATTCAGTTCATGTCAGAAGAAAATGATAACTAA
- a CDS encoding virulence RhuM family protein — MPNNNERPQGELLVYQGKRLDKPLQVRLEGESVWLTQKLLAELYGTSVSNINQHISSIYEDEELLPEATIKKYLIVQTEGEREVKRLIDHYNLDMIIAIGFRVRSKLGTQFRKWATDRLSEYLVKGFTLDDERLKGASGGADYFEELLARIREIRASEARVYLMIRNIFSLANDYREGEKETQLFFATMQNKMHYAATGLTAAEIIKTRANAGLRDMGLTNYKGSRVLKRDVETAKNYLDEKEIDTLNRITVMFLDQAEFRAQRRQNIFMEDWQGFLDKFLGDVDLPVLEGAGSVRHKDAVAHAKAEYDKFAEKRRLEEQQEADKAYIEDLRASAKTLERERKAGRDGK; from the coding sequence ATGCCGAATAACAACGAACGCCCGCAGGGTGAGCTGCTCGTCTATCAAGGCAAGAGGCTGGATAAGCCGCTTCAGGTGAGGCTGGAAGGCGAATCCGTCTGGCTGACTCAAAAGCTTCTGGCGGAACTCTATGGGACTTCCGTCTCTAATATAAATCAACATATTTCGTCCATTTACGAAGATGAGGAGCTGTTGCCTGAGGCAACTATTAAGAAATACTTAATAGTTCAAACCGAGGGAGAACGAGAGGTCAAGCGGCTGATTGATCACTACAATCTGGACATGATCATTGCCATCGGCTTTCGGGTTCGCTCCAAGCTGGGCACTCAGTTCCGCAAGTGGGCCACAGATCGATTAAGCGAATATCTCGTCAAAGGCTTTACGCTGGATGATGAGCGCCTCAAGGGCGCGTCCGGTGGCGCTGACTACTTTGAAGAACTGTTGGCGCGGATACGGGAGATCCGAGCCAGCGAGGCCCGTGTCTACCTGATGATTCGCAACATCTTTTCGTTGGCGAACGACTACCGCGAGGGCGAAAAGGAGACCCAGCTCTTCTTCGCGACGATGCAGAACAAGATGCACTATGCCGCCACGGGGCTGACTGCGGCTGAAATCATCAAGACGCGGGCCAATGCGGGACTGCGGGACATGGGGCTGACCAATTACAAAGGCTCGCGGGTGCTGAAAAGGGATGTCGAGACGGCCAAAAATTATCTCGACGAAAAAGAGATCGACACCCTCAACCGTATCACGGTGATGTTCCTGGATCAGGCGGAATTCCGCGCCCAGCGTCGGCAGAATATCTTTATGGAAGACTGGCAGGGTTTCCTCGACAAGTTCCTGGGCGATGTGGATCTCCCCGTCCTTGAGGGGGCGGGAAGCGTGCGCCACAAAGACGCAGTGGCCCATGCAAAAGCGGAATACGACAAGTTCGCCGAGAAGCGGCGGCTTGAGGAACAGCAGGAGGCGGATAAGGCCTACATTGAGGATTTGAGAGCTTCTGCCAAGACGTTGGAGCGGGAAAGGAAGGCGGGGCGTGATGGAAAATAA
- a CDS encoding restriction endonuclease subunit S, with translation MENKEVQLSEGWFKTTIGEQATLQRGFDITKKQQRPGDVPVVSSGGIQSYHDTSMVQGPGVILGRKGTIGSVYYVDGAYWPHDTTLWVKDFHNNAPRFVYYFFKERGDKLLSMDVGAANPTLNRNHVHPINIIWPEVTTQKAIAHILGTLDDKIELNRRMNETLEAMAQALFKSWFVDFDPVKAKMEGRHPEGMDAETASLFPDKLVESELGLIPEGWRIGQIGNEVTVVGGSTPSTKKPEYWDGGIVHWTTPKDLSGSSAKILIETARKITEEGLQKINSGLLPVDTVLLSSRAPVGYLALAKVPIAINQGYIGMKCEKALSPEYVLQWCVSVMDKILQRASGTTFAEISKKNFKPITVVVPSARLIKIYSKIVSDIYSKIENNLRENSELSNVRDTLLPELISGKLNVSDWQ, from the coding sequence ATGGAAAATAAAGAAGTACAATTGTCTGAGGGATGGTTCAAAACGACTATTGGAGAGCAAGCAACTCTGCAAAGAGGGTTTGATATTACCAAAAAGCAGCAACGTCCAGGCGATGTTCCTGTCGTTTCGTCTGGTGGAATACAAAGCTATCATGACACTTCAATGGTCCAAGGACCTGGTGTTATTCTTGGGCGTAAGGGGACCATTGGAAGTGTTTATTATGTCGACGGGGCCTACTGGCCACATGACACAACTCTCTGGGTCAAAGATTTTCACAACAACGCCCCTCGGTTTGTTTATTATTTCTTTAAAGAGAGAGGGGATAAACTTTTATCCATGGATGTAGGAGCAGCAAACCCTACATTGAATCGTAACCATGTGCACCCCATCAATATCATTTGGCCCGAAGTGACAACCCAAAAAGCCATAGCCCATATCCTCGGGACGCTGGACGACAAGATCGAGCTGAACCGGCGCATGAATGAGACGCTGGAGGCCATGGCGCAGGCGTTGTTCAAGAGTTGGTTCGTGGACTTCGACCCGGTCAAGGCGAAGATGGAAGGCAGGCACCCCGAAGGCATGGATGCGGAAACAGCTTCCCTCTTCCCCGACAAGCTGGTGGAGTCCGAGCTAGGCCTGATCCCTGAGGGATGGCGAATTGGGCAAATCGGAAACGAAGTAACCGTAGTTGGAGGTAGTACGCCTTCAACCAAGAAGCCGGAATATTGGGATGGGGGGATAGTCCACTGGACAACACCCAAGGATCTTTCGGGAAGCAGTGCTAAAATACTAATTGAAACAGCTAGAAAGATTACGGAAGAGGGGCTGCAAAAAATTAATTCTGGCCTATTGCCTGTTGATACAGTGTTACTTTCTTCTCGTGCCCCTGTTGGCTATCTTGCATTGGCAAAAGTACCGATCGCAATTAATCAGGGTTATATAGGCATGAAATGTGAGAAAGCTCTTTCCCCAGAATATGTTCTTCAATGGTGTGTTTCCGTTATGGATAAAATCCTACAGAGAGCCAGTGGGACCACGTTCGCTGAAATCAGTAAGAAAAACTTCAAACCTATAACCGTGGTGGTGCCTTCCGCACGACTGATTAAAATATATTCTAAAATCGTCTCTGACATTTATTCAAAAATCGAAAACAACCTTAGAGAGAACTCTGAGCTTTCAAACGTTAGGGATACGCTGTTACCCGAACTTATCTCAGGCAAACTAAATGTGAGTGATTGGCAATGA